Proteins from a genomic interval of Kozakia baliensis:
- a CDS encoding Tn3 family transposase, whose amino-acid sequence MARRRLLTREALARHLDPSVDEREITRNFTLGQDDFDLIATRRGDASRLGFAMVMLYMRWPGRVLEERETPPAPILAFVARQLDLSPGIWQHYARRDETRRSHLATLMRRHGYRAFDRAAFQDLTLFAMPIAQNVTQPSRLAVILIDEMRRRKILLPSVTVIEALVRRARQQADQLVQDVLSGDLTPDTRSRLDRILERRSERSASWLSWLRNPPLSPASRNVLRLLERLDHVRALKLDASRAATIPRMAFDRLSDEAARITPQHLAELPVGRRHAILVAGGIRFEEILTDAALTMMDKLLGSMMRRAENRTRDKAIVTVRSLQAQLRLLMASCRHLIEARARGIDSLSAITAIDWPRLDEAIGKAETLTAPETVDRTAELIDRHRSIRPAIGPFLNAFQFRGGRAMQGLLEAVQLIGDLYRTGKRRLPETCPTRFIPPSWRAFVRQDGVLVRPAYELCALIQLRERLRAGDVWLTESRQFRAFDSYLLPEATFAAMRARGPLPLAINGTAEAFLSQRRATLDTALMQVSDLARQGKLPQVRLDGSGLVISPLKAITPSVVEDLRRAAYNRLPRVKITDLLLEVDSWTGFTDCFTHRRSSRIADDKNALLTVILADGINLGLTRMADTCQGATLRQLAHLHDWHISETGYTEALGRLIEAHRTVPLAALWGDGTSSSSDGQQFLAGGRGAAISDINARNGSEPGVSFYTHVSDQYDPFATRVIAATAGEAPYVLDGLLYHATGLSIEEHYTDTGGASDHVFGLMPFFGYRFAPRLRDLKERKLHLLPGQIPGDLLGGMTGDPIAADHVAAHWDDVLRLTTSIRSGTVTASAMLRKLASYPRQNGLAVALREIGRIERSIFMLDWLRDLDLRRRTQAGLNKGEARNALARALFFNQLGELRDRRFENQAYRASGLNLLVAAIILWNTRYLQAAIQSLGIPDDLARHIAPLGWEHISLTGDYRWNVEEQPETGKLRPLRMPASLLAA is encoded by the coding sequence ATGGCGCGCCGTCGCCTGCTGACCCGCGAAGCGCTTGCGCGACATCTTGATCCCTCCGTCGATGAACGTGAGATCACGCGAAATTTCACCTTGGGACAGGACGATTTCGATCTGATCGCGACCCGTCGCGGCGATGCATCCCGGTTGGGCTTTGCGATGGTCATGCTCTACATGCGTTGGCCGGGACGCGTTCTGGAGGAACGCGAAACGCCACCCGCCCCCATTCTGGCGTTCGTGGCACGGCAGCTCGATCTGTCACCCGGCATCTGGCAGCACTATGCGCGTCGTGACGAAACCCGCCGGTCGCATCTGGCCACTCTCATGCGGCGTCACGGCTACCGGGCCTTCGACCGGGCGGCGTTTCAGGATCTGACCCTTTTTGCGATGCCGATCGCGCAGAACGTGACCCAGCCATCCCGTCTGGCCGTGATCCTGATCGACGAGATGCGACGCCGCAAGATCCTCCTGCCGTCGGTAACGGTAATCGAGGCGCTGGTCCGCCGCGCCCGTCAGCAGGCAGATCAGCTTGTGCAGGACGTGCTGTCGGGTGACCTGACGCCTGATACCCGCTCTCGCCTGGACAGAATCCTGGAGCGCCGCAGCGAGCGCAGTGCCTCCTGGCTGTCATGGCTGCGCAATCCGCCTCTGTCACCGGCATCGCGCAATGTGCTGCGTCTGCTGGAACGCCTCGATCATGTGAGGGCGTTGAAGCTGGACGCCTCGCGCGCCGCGACCATCCCGCGCATGGCGTTCGACCGCCTGAGTGACGAGGCCGCCCGGATCACCCCCCAGCATCTGGCCGAGCTTCCCGTCGGTCGACGCCATGCCATTCTGGTGGCGGGTGGGATCCGGTTCGAAGAGATACTGACTGATGCCGCGCTGACGATGATGGATAAGCTGCTCGGCAGCATGATGCGTCGCGCCGAAAATCGCACGCGCGACAAGGCGATCGTCACGGTGCGATCACTGCAGGCGCAACTGCGCCTGCTGATGGCCTCGTGCCGTCACCTGATCGAGGCGCGCGCCCGAGGCATTGATTCGCTGTCGGCCATCACGGCGATCGATTGGCCGCGTCTGGACGAAGCAATTGGCAAGGCTGAAACCTTGACGGCGCCGGAAACGGTCGACCGCACGGCTGAACTCATTGATCGGCACCGGTCCATTCGTCCGGCTATCGGGCCATTCCTCAACGCGTTCCAGTTTCGGGGTGGTCGTGCCATGCAGGGGTTGCTGGAGGCGGTGCAGCTCATTGGCGATCTCTACCGCACCGGTAAACGTCGCTTGCCGGAAACGTGCCCGACCCGGTTCATCCCGCCGTCCTGGCGCGCCTTCGTCAGACAGGATGGGGTGCTCGTGCGCCCAGCCTACGAGCTATGCGCTTTGATCCAGCTACGCGAGCGCCTGCGCGCTGGTGACGTCTGGCTGACGGAAAGCCGTCAGTTCCGCGCCTTCGACAGCTATCTCTTGCCGGAGGCTACCTTCGCGGCGATGCGTGCCCGTGGTCCGCTGCCCTTGGCGATCAACGGAACAGCCGAGGCCTTCCTCTCCCAACGGCGCGCCACGCTGGATACCGCGTTAATGCAAGTATCGGACTTGGCTCGACAGGGGAAACTGCCGCAGGTGCGCCTGGACGGAAGTGGCCTCGTGATTTCGCCGTTGAAAGCGATCACGCCCTCAGTCGTCGAGGATCTGCGGCGGGCCGCGTATAATCGGCTGCCACGGGTCAAGATCACCGATCTTCTGCTGGAGGTCGATTCCTGGACCGGCTTCACCGACTGTTTCACCCATCGGCGCTCCAGCCGTATCGCTGATGACAAGAACGCGCTGCTGACGGTGATCCTGGCGGACGGGATCAATCTCGGGCTGACTCGTATGGCCGATACCTGTCAGGGTGCTACCCTGCGCCAGCTGGCCCATCTGCATGACTGGCACATCAGCGAGACCGGCTATACCGAAGCGCTCGGCCGCCTCATCGAGGCGCATCGCACCGTGCCGTTGGCGGCATTGTGGGGCGACGGCACATCATCGTCGAGCGACGGACAGCAGTTTCTTGCCGGTGGCCGGGGTGCTGCGATCAGCGACATCAACGCGCGTAACGGCAGTGAACCGGGCGTGAGTTTCTACACCCATGTCTCCGATCAGTATGATCCGTTTGCGACCCGGGTAATTGCCGCAACGGCCGGGGAAGCGCCGTATGTGCTGGACGGCCTATTGTATCACGCGACCGGCCTGTCGATAGAGGAACACTATACCGACACGGGTGGCGCCTCGGATCATGTCTTCGGGCTGATGCCGTTCTTCGGCTATCGGTTCGCACCGCGGCTGCGGGATCTGAAAGAGCGCAAGCTGCACCTGCTGCCCGGCCAGATCCCGGGTGATCTTCTGGGCGGCATGACCGGTGATCCGATTGCGGCCGATCATGTCGCGGCGCACTGGGACGACGTTCTGCGTCTGACGACGTCCATTCGCAGCGGCACCGTGACGGCCTCGGCCATGCTGCGCAAGCTCGCCTCCTATCCCCGGCAAAACGGTTTGGCGGTCGCCTTGCGCGAAATCGGCCGGATCGAACGCTCAATCTTCATGCTCGACTGGTTGCGGGATCTGGATTTGCGCAGACGCACCCAGGCCGGGCTAAACAAGGGCGAGGCACGCAACGCACTCGCCCGGGCGCTGTTCTTCAACCAGTTAGGTGAATTGCGGGACCGGCGTTTTGAAAATCAGGCCTACCGCGCATCGGGCCTGAACCTGCTGGTCGCGGCAATCATTCTCTGGAACACGCGCTATCTGCAAGCCGCCATCCAGTCACTCGGCATTCCCGATGATCTGGCGCGGCATATCGCGCCGCTCGGCTGGGAGCATATCTCCCTGACGGGCGACTATCGGTGGAACGTCGAGGAACAACCGGAAACCGGAAAGCTGCGGCCGCTCCGGATGCCTGCTTCCTTGCTGGCTGCATGA
- a CDS encoding type II toxin-antitoxin system RelE/ParE family toxin, whose amino-acid sequence MKLQWSAKALSDLHDLTREFESPRTAARIIQRLVAVPDVLAEFPRMGVALADFAPREVRRFIVDDYEIRYELTDAVLIVTDIFHTRQDRETFH is encoded by the coding sequence GTGAAGCTCCAATGGTCCGCCAAGGCCCTGTCCGACCTGCACGACCTGACCAGAGAATTCGAGAGCCCGCGAACCGCCGCCCGGATCATTCAGCGTCTCGTCGCCGTTCCCGACGTGCTGGCGGAGTTTCCCCGCATGGGAGTCGCGCTGGCGGATTTCGCCCCGCGCGAGGTGCGTCGCTTTATCGTGGACGATTACGAGATTCGTTACGAGTTGACCGACGCGGTCCTGATCGTCACCGACATATTCCATACGCGGCAGGATCGGGAGACTTTTCATTGA